From Scatophagus argus isolate fScaArg1 chromosome 2, fScaArg1.pri, whole genome shotgun sequence, a single genomic window includes:
- the wfikkn1 gene encoding WAP, Kazal, immunoglobulin, Kunitz and NTR domain-containing protein, which produces MSKIPLQLLQDRCIKDKSWHNAPRSNKILLGWKRAYLFMLLLCELLELSLCASVATSKVKHDGFCPNKLNANLWVDAQSTCERECNVDEDCADFEKCCTNVCGLNSCVAARFSDGTPAQPDGEGREKGDDAPTSIATCEGFICSQQGAVCDIWDGQPICKCQDRCEKEPNFTCASDGLTYFNRCYMDAEACIRGVTLTVITCRFYLAGPHTSPLPQDTTVNPTPTSSHEDPMPPTLYSNPHHQSIYVGGTVSFHCDVIGLPRPDVTWEKQSERRERLIMRPDQMYGNVVITNIGQLVIYNAQVWDTGIYTCIARNSAGVLRADYPLSVIRRADDDFSEDPEMLMGRPFSPADCLAEVDLRVCSGERHVDWYYDSKLGSCMAFSNGGCDDSRNRFETYEECKASCQREGMGICSLPAVQGPCKAWEPRWAWNSLMKQCEAFAYGGCHGNANSFRTKKECEANCPQPKRRPCKTCRAKGKMVPSLCRSDFAIVGRLTELVEDLDSGLARFSLEEVLRDEKMGLTFFNTKHLEVTIAKIDWSCPCPNITMEENPLLVMGVVQDGMAIIQSDSYVRAITERRLKKLRDVLNKKTCEAS; this is translated from the exons ATGAGTAAAATCCCTCTACAACTTTTGCAGGATAGATGTATAAAGGATAAAAGTTGGCATAATGCACCCCGCTCAAATAAAATACTATTAGGATGGAAGCGTGCATATTTGTTTATGCTTTTGCTTTGCGAATTACTCGAACTTTCTTTGTGTGCAAGTGTGGCAACATCCAAGGTTAAACACGATGGATTTTGTCCCAACAAGCTGAATGCCAATCTGTGGGTTGATGCGCAAAGCACCTGCGAGAGGGAGTGCAACGTCGACGAG GACTGTGCTGATTTTGAGAAATGTTGCACCAACGTGTGTGGCCTCAACAGCTGTGTGGCTGCGCGTTTCTCTGATGGCACCCCCGCCCAGCCAGACGGGGAGGGTAGAGAAAAAGGAGACGATGCTCCCACCTCCATCGCTACCTGTGAGGGCTTTATAtgcagccagcagggggcagtcTGTGACATCTGGGACGGACAGCCCATCTGCAAGTGCCAGGACCGGTGTGAGAAGGAGCCCAACTTCACTTGTGCTTCAGATGGACTCACCTACTTCAACCGCTGCTACATGGACGCAGAGGCCTGCATCCGTGGGGTGACTTTAACTGTGATCACCTGCCGCTTCTACCTGGCTGGACCCCACACCAGTCCACTGCCTCAGGACACTACAGTTAACCCCACCCCAACATCCTCCCATGAGGATCCCATGCCCCCCACATTGTACTCCAACCCTCATCACCAGTCCATCTACGTTGGAGGCACAGTCAGCTTCCACTGTGATGTTATTGGACTCCCCAGACCCGATGTAACATGGGAGAAACAGAGTGAACGACGTGAACGCCTGATCATGAGGCCTGACCAGATGTACGGCAATGTGGTCATCACCAACATCGGTCAGCTTGTCATTTACAACGCCCAAGTGTGGGATACAGGGATCTACACCTGCATTGCGCGGAATTCTGCAGGTGTTCTTCGTGCAGACTACCCGCTGTCTGTCATCCGTCGGGCTGATGATGATTTCTCTGAAGATCCTGAGATGCTCATGGGGCGGCCATTCTCACCAGCAGACTGCTTGGCTGAAGTAGATCTGAGGGTGTGCAGTGGTGAGCGCCATGTGGATTGGTATTATGACAGCAAGCTGGGCTCATGCATGGCCTTCAGCAACGGTGGATGTGACGACAGCCGCAATCGATTTGAGACTTATGAGGAGTGCAAAGCCTCCTGTCAGAGAGAGGGGATGGGCATTTGCTCGCTGCCTGCTGTCCAGGGCCCCTGCAAAGCTTGGGAGCCGCGTTGGGCTTGGAATTCCCTCATGAAACAGTGCGAAGCCTTTGCCTATGGTGGCTGCCATGGGAATGCCAACAGCTTCCGCACCAAGAAGGAGTGTGAGGCGAACTGTCCACAGCCCAAAAGGAGACCTTGTAAGACCTGCCGGGCAAAGGGGAAAATGGTACCCAGCTTATGCCGGAGTGACTTTGCTATTGTGGGGCGGCTAACGGAGCTGGTGGAGGATCTGGACTCTGGGCTAGCCCGCTTTAGCTTGGAAGAGGTCctgagagatgaaaagatggGCTTGACCTTCTTTAATACCAAACATCTAGAGGTGACTATTGCAAAGATAGACTGGAGCTGTCCCTGTCCCAACATCACCATGGAGGAAAACCCTTTGCTGGTGATGGGTGTAGTGCAGGATGGCATGGCCATCATCCAGTCCGACAGCTATGTGAGAGCTATAACTGAACGCAGACTCAAAAAGCTACGTGATGTTCTGAATAAAAAAACCTGCGAGGCATCTTAG
- the mettl26 gene encoding methyltransferase-like 26, with the protein MLSAAAAERNKEPILAVLRESVNTGRPLQALEISSGTGQHVMHFAQALRNVIWQPSEYDRQSLASIEAYRARYQLHNVKPAIHLDASLPHQYWGGIQPESLDLVVNINMIHISPIACTEGLFRGAGAVLRPQGLLLTYGPYAVNGQIAPQSNVDFDYSLRQRNPEWGLRDISMLSSIAQRNGLFLEKIIDMPANNKCLLFRKESLV; encoded by the exons ATGCTGAGCGCCGCCGCTGCAGAGAGGAACAAGGAGCCCATCCTGGCGGTGCTTCGGGAGAGCGTGAACACGGGGAGACCCCTGCAGGCTCTGGAGATCTCCTCCGGTACCGGACAACATGTCATGCACTTCGCTCAGGCCCTGCGGAATGTAATCTGGCAGCCGTCAGAATATGACCGCCAGTCTCTAGCCAG TATAGAAGCATATAGAGCTCGCTACCAGCTGCACAATGTGAAACCTGCCATCCACCTAGATGCTTCTCTCCCCCATCAGTACTGGGGAGGGATCCAGCCAGAGAGCCTGGATCTGGTAGTCAACATCAACATGATCCATATTTCTCCAATTGCGTGTACCGAG GGTTTATTCAGAGGGGCTGGAGCAGTGCTGAGGCCACAAGGTCTTCTATTGACATATGGG CCCTATGCAGTGAATGGTCAGATCGCCCCTCAAAGTAACGTTGACTTTGACTACAGTCTGCGGCAGAG gAACCCAGAGTGGGGGCTCAGGGACATCTCCATGCTCAGTTCTATAGCACAAAGAAATGGTTTATTCCTGGAGAAGATA ATAGACATGCCAGCAAACAACAAGTGTCTTCTGTTCAGGAAGGAGAGTTTGGTGTGA
- the LOC124067584 gene encoding girdin-like, with protein MEIGGFLPYLDQFMLSPLVTWVKTFMPQDGGIHLDFSELLDGVFLNDIMMQINPSATPQGANKMSRDASQRIQNLNFLVQQIKTFYLDNLRQLIMITLPNVLLLGRTPYCEQSLDEMKKLLLLLLGCAVQCEKKEEYIEKIQTLDFDTKAAIAAHIQELTHSQDNVLDLQWLESSEVHLEELEAAARNMATHLRSLLDQRDTHLETIAELMQEKDGVISLLNSPNSPQSTSYSPSMQQQQQVGTQQHLAVELADSKAKIRRLRQELEEKSEQMLDCRHELENVEAELKRIQQENSQLLVDARAARTYRDELDALRERAIKADKLESEVGRYRDQLHKMEFYKAKVEELKEDNRVLQETKEVLEDQLAGWRSRSDKIHQLEKHSLLLKAQVHDMEQEREADRRRIEELQEENLALCLAQRRSMEESQHLGWELEQLSKTTENSQGQQTLSEEVSERTRSRMLKLEKENQSLVRTIEELRAASVNNSIQPKHSHHLGCDQVVCSTNCTTSTDHQTSCSVVENCTTYTVTEQMLNGDSNCHQQLHSEELEGVQSEILLTDPDLHIQEKGQLEDRDERNHFKALMSELEVLENNHNRLHCFAGSRDRSPGSKSSSPCHGSIFTGLPTRSSYGTKHTQRLEAKCKALDTVNQHLQTSLDNTDRKVQRLEAEVQELEAENQSLQATLEELRISARRLEQLETEKQSLEQENAVLDREKRHLEKENRRLRQQAEIQEANLDSSNVCIASLEREMRLVVKEVEGLRDTAERVKGLEGDNRELTKQAAIDQRTLATLREELVSEKLKTQQRDNELERVTHELEMKVLNHAEQEAPDSSRFKILESELESSLKKSLQIKEDKIAALEARLQESSNLNQQLRQELKSVKLSYEALQQRQEEELTASSSTPPKETGRTMNEWLRESQEATKELLKLKDRLIEVERNNATLEAERQATQTQLKQLESQSDSQQAQILALQRQAASLQENNTALQTHNANLQVEKSTLNSQSASLMAQNAQLQQQQSGTESERDNAVREREELRGVHEQLLRDHERLAALHERQAMEYEVLMGKQGCLKNAHRTLELEHRTLQDRYNSLLQQRTKLEDLDKALKEEQMRMALEKEQHRTTAAECCRLRDEKDWLNQTYRQLLNDNELLTADHKQLKSQLNEAKLEHTWLQADFSKLKKEFQQLDITSTKLTNQCELLSQLKGNLEEENRHLLSQNETLMLQNRTLLEQTMESKDLFHVEERQYIDKLNDLRRQKEKLEEKIMDQYKFYEPSPPRRRGNWITLKLKKLIKSSSREHGPADRPPTPTHSGTAESHLFCHDNSSFISSDGSRGSASTSAGDAISPQRHSTTLKMFPRIKNRMKERDKFKSLFRRSMSLSSLAYPPALSEEERWTSSSEWLEGSDADVDKDRKNPLTSSLTASILSILHHNHPSTVPSGHVTIITNPSDTVPDVSELWLADKDSNDSTVPSGFEDNNEQQNHGLNGVQSRAQSESSGEFSLSLENEPWSNGSSPVQHPPSRCSIYQPPSDTSTPQHTLKLQQQHKEAKEKASTMLKTSSQNSDMQFLPKQKDPGFTQDFWLSRGTKNIRRGSKEKVARRSSDSGGTVKLNPGINGINSKSSSSKAEATQASICSSVTVLYVQGKSSSMSGCLNCFSTPVGKEGRLKGHRSPKSLPRASSVISTAEGLSRRSSVNSDCRVTIRTDPPSVQVSEESSNQDETDQQQPEPDANSSKPEPIPPVKPPRDPTVVPSNCPVSPVQESLFGSSFTFNSVFSNTIFSDSVVSTAAGLHALDNNQTFACLNPALVQNCSFESQESPLNTPQTLHNIENEQSHHAEHAAGLEEEDKPLTVA; from the exons ATGGAAATTGGAGGTTTTCTGCCCTATTTGGATCAGTTCATGCTGAGCCCACTTGTCACTTGG GTGAAGACATTCATGCCACAGGATGGAGGCATACACTTAGACTTTTCTGAATTGCTGGATGGAGTCTTCCTGAATGACATAATGATGCAAAT AAACCCCTCAGCTACACCTCAGGGTGCAAACAAAATGAGCAGAGATGCAAGTCAGAGGATCCAGAACCTGAACTTCCTTGTTCAGCAAATCAAGACATTTTATCTG GATAATCTGAGACAATTGATCATGATTACTTTGCCAAACGTGTTGCTGCTTGGCAGGACCCCTTACTGTG AGCAAAGTCTGGACGAAATGAAAAAacttttgttgctgctgttagGATGTGCAGTCCAG tgtgagaagaaagaagagtaCATTGAGAAGATCCAGACGCTTGACTTTGACACAAAAGCTGCCATAGCTGCACATATTCAGGAG TTGACCCACAGTCAGGATAACGTTCTGGATCTGCAGTGGCTCGAGTCCAGTGAGGTGCACCTAGAAGAGCTGGAAGCCGCAGCAAGGAACATGGCCACGCACCTCCGAAGTCTGCTGGATCAGAGAGACACCCATCTCGAA ACCATAGCAGAGCTAATGCAGGAAAAGGATGGTGTGATTAGCCTGCTCAATAGTCCCAACAGCCCACAGTCCACCAGCTACTCTCCCAgcatgcaacagcagcagcaagtaGGTACTCAGCAACACCTGGCAGTGGAGCTGGCGGACTCTAAGGCCAAGATCAGACGACTTAGACAAGAACT agaggagaagagtgaGCAGATGCTGGACTGCAGACACGAGCTGGAGAACGtggaggcagagctgaagaggaTCCAACAGGAG AACTCCCAGCTGCTCGTAGACGCCCGTGCAGCCCGCACTTACCGTGACGAGCTGGATGccctgagagagagagccatTAAGGCAGACAAGCTGGAAAGTGAGGTGGGACGCTACAGAGACCAACTGCACAAGATGGAGTTCTACAAGGCCAAAGTGGAG gagcTAAAGGAGGATAACAGGGTGCTACAGGAGACCAAAGAGGTGCTGGAAGATCAGTTAGCAGGGTGGAGGTCGCGCTCAGACAAAATCCACCAACTGGAGAAGCACAGTCTTCTGCTGAAGGCCCAGGTGCATGACATGGAACAG gagagggaggcagatCGGAGGCGCattgaggagctgcaggaggagaattTGGCTTTGTGTTTAGCTCAACGGAGGAGCATGGAGGAGTCCCAACACTTGGGCTGGGAGTTAGAGCAACTTTCCAAGACCACTGAAAACTCTCAGG GCCAGCAGACTCTGAGCGAAGAGGTGAGTGAGAGGACCCGCAGTCGGATGCTgaagctggagaaggagaacCAAAGTCTCGTAAGGACCATAGAGGAACTCAGAGCTGCCTCCGTGAACAACAGCATACAGCCCAAACATAGTCACCACCTTGGGTGTGACCAGGTGGTGTGCAGCACCAACTGCACCACATCAACAGATCACCAAACCTCCTGCTCGGTTGTTGAAAACTGCACAACCTATACAGTAACAGAGCAGATGCTGAACGGAGATTCAAACTGCCATCAGCAGCTCCACTCAGAAGAGCTGGAGGGAGTCCAGAGTGAGATCCTGCTCACAGATCCAGACCTTCATATTCAGGAGAAAGGACAACTAGAGGACAGGGACGAAAGAAATCATTTCAAAGCACTGATGTCTGAGCTGGAAGTCTTAGAGAACAATCACAACAGGCTCCATTGTTTTGCTGGATCACGTGATCGCTCCCCTGGCTCAAAGAGCAGCAGTCCCTGCCATGGCAGCATCTTCACAGGTCTGCCAACACGTTCCTCCTATggcacaaagcacacacagcGGCTGGAAGCCAAGTGCAAAGCCCTGGACACGGTTAATCAACATTTACAGACTTCCCTCGATAACACTG ACCGTAAAGTTCAGCGCCTGGAAGCAGAGGTTCAAGAGCTGGAGGCAGAGAACCAGAGCCTGCAGGCCACTTTAGAGGAACTTCGGATCTCCGCACGACGCCTGGAACAACTGGAAACAGAGAAGCAAAGCTTAGAGCAAGAAAACGCAGTCCTGGACAGGGAAAAGAGGCATCTGGAGAAAGAGAATCGACGACTCCGCCAGCAG GCTGAAATCCAAGAAGCCAACTTAGACAGCAGTAATGTGTGCATAGCCAGCCTGGAAAGGGAGATGCGTTTAGTAGtaaaggaggtggaggggttAAGAGACACTGCTGAGAGAGTCAAAGGCCTGGAGGGAGACAACAGAGAACTGACCAAGCAAGCTGCTATTGACCAGAGGACCCTGGCCACTCTCAGAGAG GAGCTGGTAAGTGAGAAGTTGAAAACTCAGCAGAGAGACAATGAACTGGAAAGGGTGACCCATGAGTTGGAAATGAAGGTCCTGAACCATGCTGAACAGGAGGCACCAGACAGCAG CAGATTCAAGATTCTGGAGTCAGAGTTAGAGTCATCTCTGAAAAAATCTCTTCAGATTAAAGAGGACAAGATAGCAGCTTTGGAGGCTCGTCTGCAGGAATCCTCCAACCTAAACCAGCAGCTGCGCCAGGAGCTCAAGAGT GTGAAGCTGAGCTATGAGGCCTTGCAacagagacaggaggaagagCTGACAGCATCAAGCTCTACCCCTCCAAAAGAGACGGGCAGGACAATGAACGAATGGCTGCGTGAAAGCCAGGAGGCCACCAAGGAGCTGCTGAAGCTCAAAGACCGTCTCATTGAAGTAGAGAGAAAT aATGCGACACTGGAGGCAGAGCGCCAAGCTACGCAGACCCAGCTGAAGCAGCTGGAGAGTCAGTCTGACAGCCAGCAGGCTCAGATCCTTGCCCTGCAGAGGCAGGCTGCCTCACTGCAGGAGAACAACACTGCTCTGCAGACACATAACGCTAACCTGCAG GTGGAAAAATCCACTTTGAACTCACAGAGTGCCTCCCTCATGGCCCAGAatgctcagctgcagcagcagcagtcggGAACAGAGAGCGAACGGGACAACGCTGTACGGGAACGTGAAGAGCTGCGTGGGGTTCATGAGCAGCTATTACGAGATCACGAGCGGCTGGCAGCTCTGCATGAGCGGCAGGCCATGGAGTATGAGGTTCTAATGGGCAAGCAGGGCTGTTTGAAAAATGCCCATCGCACACTGGAGCTGGAGCATCGAACGCTGCAGGACAG ATATAACAGCCTGTTGCAGCAGCGAACCAAGCTAGAGGACCTGGACAAAGCCCTGAAGGAAGAGCAGATGAGGATGGCGCTGGAGAAAGAACAGCACAGGACCACTGCTGCTGAATGTTGCAGACTCCGTGATGAGAAGGACTG GCTGAACCAGACATACCGGCAACTTCTCAACGACAACGAGCTGCTGACAGCGGATCACAAGCAGCTCAAGAGCCAGCTGAATGAGGCCAAGCTGGAGCACACCTGGCTGCAGGCTGACTTCTCCAAGCTCAAGAAGGAGTTTCAACAGCTGGACATCACCTCCACAAAGCTCACAAATCAGTGTGAG TTGCTGAGCCAGTTGAAGGGCAACTTGGAAGAAGAGAATCGCCACCTGCTCAGCCAGAACGAGACCCTGATGCTACAGAACCGAACCTTGCTGGAGCAGACTATGGAGAGCAAGGATCTGTTTCACGTTGAAGAGCGACAGTACAT TGATAAGCTTAATGATTTGAGGAGGCagaaggagaagctggaggAAAAGATAATGGACCAGTACAAGTTTTATGAACCATCGCCTCCACGCAG ACGTGGAAACTGGATCACTCTGAAACTAAAGAAGTTGATTAAATCCAGTAGTCGTGAGCATGGACCGGCCGACCGCCCAccaacacccacacactcagGCACTGCAGAATCACATCTCTTCTGTCATGACAACAGTTCCTTCATCAGCTCAGATGGCTCTAGAGGCTCAGCCTCCACCTCAGCAGGTGATGCCATCTCACCCCAACGTCACAGCA CCACTCTGAAAATGTTTCCCCGTATCAAGAACAGGatgaaggaaagagacaaattCAAGTCCCTCTTCCGTCGTTCCATGT CACTGAGCAGCTTGGCGTATCCCCCTGCCCTGTCTGAGGAGGAGCGGTGGACAAGCAGCTCAGAGTGGCTGGAAGGGTCAGATGCTGATGTTGACAAGGACAGGAAGAATCCACTGACCTCATCCCTCACTGCATCCATCTTGTCCATCCTCCATCACAATCATCCCTCTACTGTACCATCTGGCCATGTGACCATCATCACAAACCCCTCCGACACTGTTCCAGATGTTTCTGAGCTTTGGTTGGCAG ACAAGGATTCAAATGACAGCACTGTGCCATCTGGATTTGAGGACAACAACGAACAGCAAAATCACG GGCTAAATGGTGTCCAGAGTCGAGCCCAAAGTGAGAGCAGTGGTGAGTTCAGCCTGAGCCTCGAAAATGAGCCATGGTCAAATGGCAGCAGCCCAGTCCAGCATCCCCCGTCTCGTTGCTCCATCTACCAGCCACCCAGCGATACCTCCACTCCACAACACAcgctgaagctgcagcagcagcacaaggagGCCAAGGAGAAGGCCTCAACCATGCTCAAAACCAGCAGTCAGAATTCAGATATGCAGTTTTTACCAAAACAGAAAGATCCTGGGTTCACTCAAGACTTCTGGCTCTCCAGGGGTACAAAGAACATCCGAAGAGGTTCAAAAGAGAAAGTGGCACGACGCTCATCAGACTCAGGAGGAACAGTCAAACTGAACCCAGGGATCAATGGAATTAATTCAAAATCAAGCTCCAGCAAAGCTGAAGCTACCCAAGCCTCCATTTGTTCATCTGTCACAGTGCTGTATGTTCAGGGTAAGTCATCCTCAATGTCTGGCTGCCTCAACTGCTTCTCTACCCCTGTGGGTAAAGAGGGGAGACTGAAAGGGCACAGGTCGCCTAAAAGTCTGCCCCGAGCCAGCAGTGTCATTTCCACAGCAGAAGGATTGTCCCGACGCTCCAGTGTCAACAGCGACTGCAGGGTGACGATCAGGACCGACCCACCCTCTGTCCAGGTTTCAGAAGAGAGCAGTAATCAGGATGAAACAGATCAGCAGCAACCAGAACCAGACGCCAATAGCAGCAAGCCTGAGCCCATTCCTCCAGTCAAACCTCCCAGAGACCCGACAGTTGTTCCCTCAAATTGCCCAGTATCCCCTGTGCAGGAGTCACTTTTTGGCTCCTCATTCACTTTCAACTCTGTCTTCTCAAACACAATCTTCAGTGATTCTGTGGTCTCGACTGCAGCTGGTCTGCATGCCCTTGACAACAACCAAACCTTTGCCTGTCTAAATCCAGCCCTGGTGCAAAACTGTTCTTTTGAGAGCCAGGAGTCTCCTttgaacacaccacaaacactgCACAACATAGAAAATGAGCAGAGTCACCATGCAGAACATGCAGCtgggctggaggaggaggacaagccGCTCACAGTTGCGTGA
- the pld5 gene encoding inactive phospholipase D5: MEVSDDPRSRGPEEAHLPCVSHVKSSSYSAVQQQRYSASVFLRRKDMQEKSQQKCIAIFALLCCFAVLVALIFSSVDFWGDNEDGITEENCSRDCRIKLVENIPEDLFLPMNGRPHLPLSAGLHTLLDQAKHSVEVVSPVWALNPRDLETTPSNGKQGQLLFQRLLSLKSRGVKLKIASSLTNSAELKTLAAHKAEVHFVNMTALTRGGLHSSFWIVDRKHIYIGSADMDWRSLSKRKELGVVVFNCSCLALDLHRVFSFYWQLHERDYIPSIWSKRVTALYGRHDALELQLNSSQATAYLSTSPVVFCTKDRTRDVDAIYQVIQSAKSFIFISVTDYLPLVNRSIRGTPVTRYWSPIDEMIREAVVLRGIRVRLLISFWKKTHPLTFNFVTSLKSLCMQLLNCSIEVRFFSHKEQSEDIQHGLNHNKYMVTDNAVYIGNHDWVGSDFAINAGVGLVVKMRKSLQDREVTILDHAKAAFERDWRSRYAKSLQGNKDQQGKYRNLQQAKIHMETKEENEWNNPLSL; encoded by the exons AGCCAGCAGAAGTGCATTGCCATTTTtgctcttctctgctgctttgctgtgctGGTGGCGCTGATCTTTTCATCTGTTGACTTCTGGGGGGACAATGAGGATGGTATCACAGAGGAAAACTGCAGCAGAGACTGCCG CATCAAACTTGTGGAGAACATTCCGGAAGACCTCTTCCTTCCCATGAATGGCAgaccccacctccctctctctgctggctTACACACTCTGTTGGACCAGGCAAAGCACTCAGTCGAGGTGGTGTCACCTGTCTGGGCCTTAAACCCCAGAGATCTGGAAACAACACCAAGCAATGGCAAACAG GGTCAGCTTTTGTTCCAGAGGCTGCTCAGCCTGAAATCTCGCGGGGTGAAACTCAAGATTGCCAGCAGTCTGACCAACTCTGCTGAACTGAAGACCTTGGCAGCACACA AGGCAGAGgttcattttgttaatatgaCAGCTCTTACACGAGGGGGGCTACATTCCTCATTCTGGATAGTAGACCGGAAGCACATTTACATCGGGAGCGCTGATATGGACTGGAGGTCACTCTCCAAG AGGAAAGAATTGGGGGTGGTGGTGTTTAACTGCAGCTGTCTGGCTCTGGACCTCCATCGagtcttttcattttactggCAGCTCCACGAGAGGGACTACATCCCCTCCATCTGGTCAAAGAGAGTTACAGCTCTCTATGGGAGGCATGACGCCCTGGAGCTGCAACTCAACTCAAGCCAGGCCACTGCTTATTTGTCT ACCTCTCCTGTAGTCTTCTGCACTAAAGATCGCACCAGAGATGTAGATGCAATCTACCAAGTCATCCAGAGTGCAAAGTCTTTTATCTTCATATCTGTGACAGACTACCTCCCTCTGGTGAACAGAAGTATCAGAGGAACCCCAGTCACAAG GTACTGGTCACCTATTGATGAGATGATCAGAGAAGCGGTGGTACTGAGAGGAATCAGAGTTCGCCTGCTGATAAGCTTTTGGAAGAAGACTCACCCGCTCACCTTTAACTTTGTCACCTCCCTCAAGTCGCTCTGCATGCAGCTGCTGAACTGTTCTATCGAGGTG AGGTTTTTTAGTCACAAGGAGCAAAGCGAAGACATTCAACATGGGCTCAACCACAACAAGTATATGGTGACTGACAACGCTGTCTACATTG GTAACCATGACTGGGTTGGGAGCGATTTCGCCATTAATGCAGGGGTTGGGTTGGTGGTTAAGATGAGAAAAAGTCTTCAAGACAGAGAAGTGACAATCCTGGATCATGCCAAGGCTGCTTTTGAAAGAGACTGGAGGTCACGTTACGCTAAGAGTCTGCAAGGAAACAAAGATCAGCAGGGCAAATACAGAAACCTGCAACAAGCGAAAATTCACATGGAGACTAAGGAAGAAAACGAGTGGAACAACCCTTTATCTTTATAA
- the LOC124067606 gene encoding ras-related protein Rab-40C-like, translating into MRGMMGTQSSPVKSYDYLLKFLLVGDSDVGKGEILDSLQDGSVESPYAYSSGIDYKTTTILLDGRRVKLELWDTSGQGRFCTIFRSYSRGAQGILLVYDITNGWSFDGIDRWIREIDEHAPGVPRILVGNRLHLAFKRQVPTEQARAYAEKNSMTFFEVSPLCNFNVIESFTELSRIVLMRHGMEKFWRPNRVFSLQDLCCRSIVSCTPVHLIDKLPLPVAIKSHLKSFSMANGMNAVMMHGRSYSVANSAATGGSSGGSKANSLKRSKSFRPPQSPPKNSSASSKGNCKIS; encoded by the exons ATGCGTGGGATGATGGGGACCCAGAGTAGTCCTGTCAAGAGTTACGATTATCTCTTGAAATTTCTTTTGGTGGGAGACAGCGATGTCGGAAAGGGAGAAATCTTGGACAGTTTGCAAGACGGATCAGTAGAGTCTCCCTATGCCTATAGCAGTG GAATTGATTACAAGACGACTACTATTCTGCTGGATGGGAGAAGAGTAAAATTAGAGTTGTG GGACACATCAGGTCAAGGCAGATTCTGCACTATCTTTAGGTCTTATTCTCGTGGAGCACAG GGTATCCTACTTGTGTATGACATCACTAACGGCTGGTCATTTGATGGCATTGACCGCTGGATCCGGGAAATTGATGAG catGCCCCAGGTGTACCCAGGATCCTGGTGGGCAACCGGCTTCACCTTGCTTTCAAGCGGCAGGTGCCAACAGAGCAGGCAAGGGCTtatgcagaaaaaaacagcatgacATTCTTTGAAGTCAGTCCGCTGTGCAACTTCAACGTCATTGAATCCTTCACAGAACTTTCACGTATTGTGCTGATGAGGCACGGGATGGAGAAATTCTGGAGGCCCAACAGAG tcTTCAGTCTCCAAGATTTGTGTTGCCGTTCGATTGTCTCCTGCACACCAGTGCACCTTATTGACAAGCTTCCCCTGCCTGTGGCCATCAAGTCCCATCTCAAGTCTTTCTCCATGGCCAACGGCATGAATGCAGTCATGATGCATGGACGCTCCTACTCAGTTGCTAACAGCGCAGCCACAGGTGGAAGCAGTGGAGGAAGCAAAGCCAACAGTCTGAAGCGCTCAAAGTCATTCAGGCCTCCACAGAGTCCTCCAAAGAACTCATCAGCATCCTCTAAAGGGAACTGTAAGATTTCATAG